One segment of Streptomyces bathyalis DNA contains the following:
- the nuoH gene encoding NADH-quinone oxidoreductase subunit NuoH, with protein MFLAEEDLSFFGKDPIWLIALKAVFCFAFLMVTVLISIVMERKVVGWMQLRIGPNRHGPWGMLQSLADGIKLMLKEDVVVKGADKVVYLLAPVLAAIPAFLAIAVIPFGPPGNEVSIFGTRTAMQLTDLPVAALYILATASIGAYGVVLAGWSSNSTYPLLGAVRATAQVISYEIAMGLSFAAVFLYSGSMSTSAIVDAQQDTWFAALLPVSFLIYMVSMVGEAHRAPFDMPESEGDLVAGYQTEYSSIKFALFMLSEYVHIVTLSALAATLFLGGWRAPAPISTYWEGANHGWWPLLWFFLKVCALIFFFVWIRGTLPRVRYDQFMKLGWKVLIPVSLVWLMLVATVRAMRNEGYDFAGIVYWVAGAALAILLISFVIDVFRGRKEEAEDEAAKKEADSEVFDPMAGGFPVPPLPGQTLPPVPRRRSRHDRALVGPSGASEAADGTDRDGQSAQNTDGKEADGA; from the coding sequence ATGTTCCTTGCCGAGGAGGACCTGTCCTTCTTCGGCAAGGACCCGATCTGGCTGATCGCGCTCAAGGCCGTCTTCTGCTTCGCGTTCCTGATGGTGACGGTCCTGATCTCCATCGTCATGGAGCGCAAGGTCGTGGGCTGGATGCAGCTGCGCATCGGTCCCAACAGGCACGGCCCCTGGGGCATGCTCCAGTCGCTGGCCGACGGCATCAAGCTGATGCTCAAGGAAGACGTCGTCGTCAAGGGAGCCGACAAGGTCGTCTACCTGCTGGCGCCGGTCCTCGCGGCCATCCCCGCCTTCCTGGCGATCGCGGTCATCCCGTTCGGGCCGCCTGGCAACGAGGTCTCCATCTTCGGCACCCGTACCGCGATGCAGCTCACCGACCTTCCGGTGGCCGCGCTGTACATTCTCGCCACCGCATCCATCGGTGCGTACGGCGTCGTCCTCGCGGGCTGGTCGTCGAACTCGACGTACCCGCTGCTCGGAGCCGTCCGCGCCACGGCGCAGGTCATCAGCTACGAGATCGCGATGGGGCTCAGCTTCGCCGCCGTCTTCCTCTACTCCGGCTCGATGTCGACGTCGGCGATCGTGGACGCGCAGCAGGACACCTGGTTCGCGGCGCTGTTGCCCGTCTCGTTCCTGATCTACATGGTCTCGATGGTCGGCGAGGCGCACCGCGCCCCGTTCGACATGCCGGAGTCCGAGGGCGACCTGGTCGCGGGCTACCAGACCGAGTACAGCTCCATCAAGTTCGCGCTGTTCATGCTCTCCGAGTACGTGCACATCGTCACGCTCTCCGCCCTCGCGGCCACCCTGTTCCTGGGCGGCTGGCGGGCGCCGGCGCCGATCTCCACGTACTGGGAGGGCGCCAACCACGGCTGGTGGCCGCTGCTCTGGTTCTTCCTCAAGGTCTGCGCCCTGATCTTCTTCTTCGTCTGGATCCGCGGCACGCTCCCGCGTGTGCGCTACGACCAGTTCATGAAGCTGGGCTGGAAGGTCCTCATCCCCGTCTCCCTGGTGTGGCTGATGCTCGTCGCCACCGTGCGGGCGATGCGCAACGAGGGCTACGACTTCGCGGGGATCGTCTACTGGGTCGCCGGCGCGGCCCTCGCGATCCTGCTGATCTCCTTCGTCATCGACGTATTCCGCGGACGCAAGGAGGAGGCCGAGGACGAGGCCGCCAAGAAGGAGGCGGACTCCGAGGTCTTCGATCCGATGGCGGGCGGCTTCCCCGTACCGCCGCTGCCCGGGCAGACCCTGCCGCCGGTGCCGCGCCGCCGCTCGCGCCACGAC